The following are from one region of the Nicotiana tabacum cultivar K326 chromosome 3, ASM71507v2, whole genome shotgun sequence genome:
- the LOC107781680 gene encoding uncharacterized protein LOC107781680, translating to MVFLTKRHNSLSPISYWECGNLQPGDKSILSKIVNANQTDWSKKLDDALWVYQTTYKTPIEMSPYRLVFEKAYHLPAEQGHQAMCALKKLNLDWDVAASLRIAHLNELDMFWSLLDIDESQQLDADSYCKVV from the exons atggtGTTTCTCACAAAACGTCATAACTCCCTATCACCCATAAGCTACTGGGAATGTGGAAATCTTCAACCGGGAGATAAGAGTATCTTGTCGAAAATTGTGAATGCTAAtcagacggattggtccaagaagcttgatgatgcattatgggttTATCAGAcgacttacaaaacacctatcgaaatgtctccataccgattagTGTTCGAGAAAGCTTATCATCTTCCGGCGGAACAAGGTCACCAGGCAATGTgcgctctaaagaagttgaatcttgattgggatgtagccgctagcTTGAGgattgcacatttgaatgaattggatatGTTCTG GAGTCTTCTAGACATTGatgagtctcaacaactggatgcagacagctactgcaaAGTTGTCTGA